A region of Pseudomonas putida DNA encodes the following proteins:
- a CDS encoding TauD/TfdA dioxygenase family protein, with protein MSNAALATAPLALELDIHPVAGRIGAEIRGLKLSAELDAATIEAIQAALVQHKVIFFRGQTHLDDQRQEGFAKLLGEPVAHPTVPVVDGTSYLLQLDGAEGQRANSWHTDVTFVDAYPKASILRSVVAPASGGDTVWANTAAAYQELPEPLRELADTLWAVHSNEYDYASLKPDVDPAKLERYRKVFTSTVYETEHPVVRVHPVSGERALQLGHFVKRIKGYSLADSQHLFAVLQGHVTRLENTVRWRWEAGDVAIWDNRATQHYAVDDYGTQPRVVRRVTLAGEVPVGVDGQLSRTTRKG; from the coding sequence ATGAGCAATGCCGCCCTGGCCACCGCGCCACTCGCCCTTGAACTCGACATTCATCCGGTTGCCGGCCGTATCGGCGCCGAGATTCGCGGGTTGAAGCTTTCCGCCGAACTGGATGCCGCCACGATCGAAGCCATTCAGGCGGCGTTGGTCCAGCACAAGGTGATCTTCTTCCGTGGCCAGACGCACCTGGACGACCAGCGCCAGGAAGGCTTCGCCAAGTTACTTGGCGAACCGGTCGCCCACCCCACCGTGCCCGTGGTCGATGGCACCAGCTACCTGTTGCAGCTTGACGGTGCCGAGGGCCAGCGGGCCAACTCCTGGCACACCGATGTGACCTTCGTCGATGCCTACCCCAAGGCTTCGATTCTGCGCAGCGTGGTGGCGCCGGCGTCCGGCGGCGATACCGTCTGGGCCAACACCGCGGCGGCGTACCAGGAGCTGCCCGAGCCGCTGCGCGAGCTGGCCGACACGCTGTGGGCGGTGCACAGCAACGAATACGACTACGCATCCCTCAAGCCGGATGTAGACCCGGCCAAGCTGGAGCGCTATCGCAAGGTGTTCACCTCGACGGTGTACGAGACCGAGCACCCGGTGGTGCGCGTGCACCCGGTCAGCGGTGAGCGGGCGCTGCAATTGGGGCATTTCGTGAAGCGCATCAAGGGGTATTCGCTGGCTGATTCACAGCACCTGTTTGCGGTGCTGCAGGGGCATGTGACGCGCTTGGAAAATACCGTGCGCTGGCGCTGGGAAGCCGGGGATGTGGCGATCTGGGATAACCGCGCGACGCAGCATTATGCGGTGGATGACTATGGCACCCAGCCGCGTGTGGTTCGGCGGGTGACGTTGGCGGGTGAGGTGCCGGTGGGGGTGGATGGGCAACTGAGCCGCACAACCCGTAAAGGCTGA
- a CDS encoding LysR family transcriptional regulator encodes MHIDLRQLRHYIALVEHRSFVAAAAAVNLSQSAFSRSIQTLEHNIGCRLVDRASKELAPTRQGLLVLEHSRRLVHGAHNLVNEIHQFNGATTGVVRFGSGPAPAGGLVPRAVARFVAEYPAARTCFQVDNWQALNRKLIAEEIEFFVADTRQFESDPDYRVHKLAPQRWHFCCRAGHPLTTRSTVQARDLFEYPLATTFRPPNIRKILSDLSGRQDFLPSVECEHGYALLNVVMHSDTIGIACNANLRPYQRDGGLVALKLSDLEPEQEEAFYTRYGVVSRVGYGLSPLAQGLVRQLIACDTEA; translated from the coding sequence ATGCATATCGATCTGCGTCAGCTGCGTCACTACATTGCCCTGGTCGAGCACCGCAGTTTCGTGGCTGCGGCGGCTGCGGTGAACCTGTCGCAATCGGCCTTCAGCCGAAGCATCCAGACCCTTGAGCACAACATCGGCTGCCGCTTGGTGGACCGCGCCAGCAAAGAGCTGGCCCCGACTCGCCAAGGTTTGCTGGTACTGGAGCATTCACGGCGGCTGGTGCATGGGGCGCACAACCTGGTCAATGAGATCCACCAGTTCAACGGCGCCACCACCGGTGTGGTGCGCTTCGGGTCCGGCCCTGCACCGGCCGGCGGCTTGGTGCCACGGGCAGTGGCGCGCTTCGTCGCCGAATACCCGGCGGCGCGCACGTGTTTTCAGGTGGATAACTGGCAGGCGTTGAACCGCAAGCTGATTGCCGAAGAGATCGAGTTTTTCGTCGCCGACACCCGCCAGTTCGAGTCAGACCCGGATTACCGCGTGCACAAGCTGGCGCCCCAGCGCTGGCACTTCTGCTGCCGCGCCGGGCACCCACTGACCACGCGGAGCACGGTGCAGGCGCGAGACCTGTTCGAGTACCCGTTGGCCACTACCTTTCGCCCGCCGAACATCCGCAAGATCCTCAGCGACCTCAGCGGGCGGCAAGACTTTCTGCCCTCGGTGGAATGCGAGCACGGTTATGCGTTGCTGAATGTGGTGATGCATTCGGACACCATCGGCATTGCCTGCAATGCCAACCTGCGGCCGTATCAACGCGACGGGGGGCTGGTGGCGTTGAAGCTTTCGGACCTGGAGCCGGAGCAGGAAGAGGCGTTTTATACCCGCTATGGGGTGGTGAGCCGGGTGGGGTATGGGTTGTCGCCGTTGGCGCAGGGGTTGGTCAGGCAGTTGATTGCCTGTGATACCGAGGCGTGA
- a CDS encoding MarR family winged helix-turn-helix transcriptional regulator, which yields MSADTLVVDENWSGSAYVGPSNSPGFRLWREFLDWQRQLNALLKPMGLTQPQFAILAVCGWLTRDCAQITQHGIANFTGMDRMHISQIVSRLEKDGLIEKRTDPQDQRANLLSLSEAGHHQLRIAMPVVEAFDRAFFLKTSTLPQ from the coding sequence GTGAGTGCGGACACGTTGGTTGTTGACGAAAATTGGAGTGGCTCTGCCTACGTGGGGCCAAGCAACAGCCCAGGGTTTCGACTCTGGCGCGAATTTCTGGACTGGCAGCGCCAGCTCAATGCGCTCCTGAAACCCATGGGGCTCACCCAGCCGCAGTTTGCGATCCTGGCTGTGTGCGGTTGGCTGACACGCGACTGTGCGCAAATCACTCAACATGGCATCGCGAACTTCACCGGCATGGACCGCATGCACATTTCGCAGATCGTATCCCGCTTGGAAAAGGACGGGCTGATCGAGAAACGGACAGACCCGCAAGATCAGCGGGCGAATCTGCTATCACTCAGCGAGGCGGGGCATCACCAGTTGCGCATCGCCATGCCGGTTGTTGAAGCGTTCGACAGAGCGTTTTTTCTCAAAACCTCAACGCTTCCTCAATGA
- a CDS encoding ABC transporter permease, with amino-acid sequence MNGILNRSWGWLRGPLRGPFATQGRSYRGSAYLSWVLPVLIAVLWVVASRQHWMSEQILPAPSRVWQSAVEFGSGELWGHLWISLQRLFWGLAAGIASGLLLGTWLGSSRQAQTLVLPTFVALAQIPTLAWIPLFMLFLGIGELLKLVVLVKAVVVPVTLHTLVGVRDAQPKLREAAAALRLPRHLLFLRLLLPAALPAFLTGVRLALATGWTSLLAVELLASSEGIGYLMVWGRQLFMLDLVLLCILVIGLVGALMEQGFSRLEKRLLFWPQPATGEQQRGPLAKGWQSLLLPIALLALWQASSSLGWVDPNILTSPLGVLRTLFSGLADGTLSEALLLSLQRTLTGLVLGGGAGLLVGLLLGLSHRAERVLGPSLTAVRQVALFAWVPLLTAWFGLGEGAKAVFVALAAFFPLLIATQRGIAGLSPQLGEAARTLRLGLLQRLRLLVLPGAAPAIFAGLRLSLIYAWLGTIGAEYFMPSDGGIASLMIGAQQLFRMDQVMAAMVLIGLVGALLGTLGQRLESRATRWRTA; translated from the coding sequence ATGAATGGAATTTTGAACAGGAGTTGGGGATGGCTGCGGGGTCCGCTTCGCGGCCCTTTCGCGACGCAAGGCCGCTCCTACAGGGGATCTGCGTATCTTTCGTGGGTACTGCCGGTGCTGATAGCGGTGTTGTGGGTGGTCGCCAGCCGGCAGCACTGGATGAGCGAACAGATTCTGCCGGCGCCTTCGCGGGTGTGGCAGAGCGCCGTGGAGTTTGGCTCCGGGGAGCTTTGGGGGCACCTGTGGATAAGCCTGCAGCGGCTGTTCTGGGGGTTGGCGGCGGGGATTGCCAGCGGTTTGCTGCTGGGTACCTGGCTGGGGTCGTCGCGGCAGGCCCAGACGCTGGTGCTGCCCACCTTCGTCGCGCTGGCGCAGATCCCCACCCTGGCCTGGATTCCGCTGTTCATGCTGTTTTTGGGCATCGGCGAGTTGCTCAAGCTGGTGGTGCTGGTCAAGGCCGTGGTGGTCCCGGTCACCCTGCACACCCTGGTCGGTGTGCGCGATGCCCAACCCAAACTGCGTGAAGCTGCAGCAGCGCTGCGCCTGCCACGTCACTTATTGTTCCTGCGCCTGCTGTTACCCGCCGCCCTGCCCGCCTTCCTCACCGGCGTACGCCTGGCCCTGGCTACCGGCTGGACATCGTTGCTGGCCGTGGAGCTGCTGGCCTCAAGCGAAGGTATCGGCTACCTGATGGTGTGGGGCCGGCAGTTGTTCATGCTGGACCTGGTGTTGCTGTGCATCCTGGTGATCGGCCTGGTGGGGGCGTTGATGGAGCAAGGCTTCTCGCGCCTGGAAAAACGCCTGCTGTTCTGGCCCCAACCTGCCACGGGCGAGCAGCAGCGCGGCCCCCTCGCAAAAGGTTGGCAAAGCCTGTTGCTGCCGATCGCACTGCTGGCGCTGTGGCAGGCCTCCAGTAGCCTCGGCTGGGTCGACCCAAACATCCTCACCTCGCCGCTGGGCGTGCTGCGTACCCTGTTCAGCGGGCTGGCCGACGGCACGCTGTCAGAAGCGTTGCTGCTGAGCCTGCAACGCACCTTGACCGGCCTGGTGCTGGGGGGTGGCGCGGGTTTGTTGGTTGGCCTTTTGCTGGGCCTTTCACACCGCGCCGAGCGCGTGCTGGGGCCAAGCCTGACCGCCGTGCGCCAGGTGGCACTGTTTGCCTGGGTGCCGCTGCTTACGGCCTGGTTCGGTTTGGGCGAAGGCGCCAAGGCCGTGTTCGTGGCCTTGGCGGCGTTCTTCCCGCTGTTAATTGCTACCCAGCGCGGCATCGCCGGGCTGTCGCCACAGCTGGGCGAAGCGGCCCGCACCTTGCGCCTGGGCCTGTTGCAGCGCCTGCGCCTGCTGGTGCTGCCGGGCGCCGCCCCGGCGATCTTTGCCGGCCTGCGCCTGTCGCTGATTTATGCCTGGCTGGGCACCATCGGCGCGGAATACTTCATGCCTTCTGACGGCGGCATCGCCAGCCTGATGATCGGCGCGCAACAGCTGTTCCGCATGGACCAGGTGATGGCCGCCATGGTCCTGATCGGCCTGGTCGGCGCCCTGCTCGGCACCCTCGGACAACGCCTCGAATCGCGCGCCACGCGCTGGAGAACTGCATGA
- a CDS encoding SRPBCC family protein, with product MTIKASIEISAEPERVFRLYQDAAHWVDWDTEVTAASLPEGLKQGAKGWLKPKGGPKASIQVVEVTPGKSFSVQSRLPLCRMLFGHSLSATGGRTVATHWVEFSGPLSFLFRYLIGKSIQASLPNTMLGLKRASEVQVSAS from the coding sequence ATGACGATCAAAGCGTCCATTGAGATCAGCGCTGAGCCAGAGCGCGTGTTCAGGCTGTACCAGGACGCCGCCCACTGGGTCGATTGGGATACGGAGGTGACTGCCGCCAGTTTGCCCGAAGGCCTCAAACAGGGCGCCAAGGGTTGGCTGAAACCCAAGGGTGGGCCGAAGGCCAGCATCCAGGTCGTCGAAGTGACGCCAGGTAAGTCATTCTCGGTCCAGAGCCGGTTGCCGCTGTGCCGCATGTTGTTCGGCCACAGCCTGTCGGCGACGGGTGGACGGACCGTTGCAACCCATTGGGTCGAGTTCAGCGGCCCTTTGAGTTTTTTGTTTCGTTACTTGATCGGCAAGTCTATTCAGGCTTCGTTGCCCAATACGATGCTTGGCCTCAAGCGCGCCAGCGAAGTTCAGGTCAGTGCATCGTGA
- a CDS encoding ABC transporter substrate-binding protein: MKTPLRHLITALGLVFTLNAHAADSAKPESIRIAVPDLSAGSKHSAGGVVDVLRDQQLLEKEFAKDGIRIDWHFFKGAGPVVNEALANGQADFAYLGDLAAIVGKANGLDTRVLSAGVRGVKSYLGVVPGSGIKTLHDLKGKRVAVFRGTANQLSFASALASQGLSERDLKVINLDFNAANAALAAKQIDATWGLSNLLSLRERGLVELPVSSRDLQGAGSTQAVLLGTGEFIRQHPDLVQRLVNAQEQATEWLRDERNRDAFVDLVANNASWPRSILSDDLAKENLAHYFDPRLDADFLAQLQQGVDLAAKERLIRRGFQVADWVEPRFLDAALQQQQAVQAAR; the protein is encoded by the coding sequence ATGAAAACCCCATTGCGCCACCTGATCACCGCCCTTGGGCTGGTCTTCACCCTCAACGCCCACGCCGCAGACTCGGCAAAGCCTGAGAGCATCCGCATCGCCGTGCCTGACCTGAGCGCAGGCAGCAAGCACAGCGCAGGCGGCGTGGTCGATGTGCTGCGTGACCAGCAACTGCTGGAGAAAGAATTCGCCAAGGACGGCATCCGCATCGATTGGCACTTCTTCAAGGGCGCCGGGCCGGTGGTAAACGAGGCCCTGGCCAACGGCCAGGCCGACTTTGCCTACCTGGGCGACCTGGCCGCGATCGTCGGCAAGGCCAATGGCCTGGATACCCGCGTGTTGTCGGCCGGCGTGCGCGGGGTGAAAAGCTACCTGGGGGTGGTGCCGGGGTCCGGCATCAAGACCCTGCACGACCTCAAGGGCAAGCGTGTGGCGGTGTTCCGCGGCACCGCCAACCAGCTGTCGTTCGCCAGTGCGCTGGCAAGCCAGGGTTTGTCCGAGCGTGACCTGAAAGTGATCAACCTGGACTTCAACGCTGCCAACGCCGCGCTGGCCGCCAAGCAGATCGACGCCACCTGGGGCTTGTCGAACCTGCTCTCGCTGCGTGAACGCGGGTTGGTCGAGTTGCCCGTCAGCTCGCGTGATCTGCAAGGCGCCGGCAGCACCCAGGCGGTATTGCTGGGCACCGGCGAATTCATCCGCCAGCACCCCGACCTGGTCCAGCGCCTGGTCAATGCCCAGGAGCAGGCCACCGAGTGGCTGCGCGATGAACGCAACCGTGATGCCTTCGTCGACCTGGTGGCGAATAACGCCAGCTGGCCGCGCAGCATCCTCAGCGACGACCTGGCCAAGGAAAACCTCGCGCACTACTTCGACCCCCGCCTGGATGCCGATTTTCTGGCCCAACTGCAGCAGGGCGTCGACCTGGCCGCCAAAGAGCGCCTGATCCGCCGTGGCTTCCAGGTCGCCGACTGGGTCGAACCCCGCTTCCTCGACGCCGCACTGCAACAACAGCAGGCCGTGCAGGCCGCCCGCTAA
- a CDS encoding ABC transporter ATP-binding protein — translation MNAFNTSHLSAANQADVTPPLVSFEGVGKVFRVDGQPFEAIHNFNLSINEGEFIAIVGASGCGKSTLLRLLVGLDTDYSGSIRVDGQPVSGIGGERGIVFQEHRLFPWLTVEQNIALGLVNEQLTQGERARRVHEFVLLVGLSGFESAYPHQLSGGMAQRVAIARGLVASPRILLLDEPFGALDALTRQQLQDELLAIRERAGITTLLVTHDAEEATYLADRVVVLEPRPGRIKSVVEIDLPHPRLRTGVALHGLREKVLQQITGTGGYLPPAPRRVEGLRPELIAL, via the coding sequence ATGAACGCCTTCAACACCTCGCACCTTTCCGCCGCCAACCAGGCCGATGTCACCCCGCCGTTGGTCAGCTTCGAGGGGGTCGGTAAAGTATTCCGCGTCGATGGCCAACCGTTCGAGGCCATTCACAACTTCAACTTGTCGATCAACGAAGGCGAGTTCATCGCCATCGTCGGTGCCTCCGGCTGTGGCAAATCCACTCTGCTGCGGCTGCTGGTGGGGCTCGACACCGACTACAGCGGCAGCATCCGCGTCGACGGGCAGCCGGTCAGTGGCATCGGTGGCGAACGTGGCATCGTGTTTCAGGAGCACCGCCTGTTCCCCTGGCTGACGGTGGAGCAGAACATCGCCCTGGGGCTGGTCAACGAGCAGCTCACCCAGGGCGAGCGCGCCAGGCGTGTGCATGAGTTCGTGCTGCTGGTCGGCCTCAGCGGGTTCGAGTCGGCTTACCCGCACCAGCTCTCGGGCGGCATGGCACAGCGCGTGGCAATCGCCCGCGGGTTGGTGGCAAGCCCACGGATCCTGCTACTCGACGAGCCCTTCGGTGCCCTCGATGCACTGACTCGCCAGCAACTGCAGGATGAGCTGCTGGCCATTCGGGAACGCGCCGGCATCACCACCCTGCTGGTGACCCACGACGCAGAAGAGGCCACCTACCTGGCCGACCGGGTCGTGGTGCTGGAGCCGCGCCCAGGTCGGATCAAGTCGGTGGTCGAAATCGACCTGCCGCACCCGCGCCTGCGCACAGGCGTGGCGCTGCATGGGCTGCGCGAGAAAGTGCTGCAGCAGATCACCGGCACCGGTGGCTACCTGCCGCCTGCGCCTCGCCGGGTAGAAGGGCTGCGACCCGAGCTGATCGCACTCTGA
- a CDS encoding TonB-dependent receptor, whose product MSRVFRWPARASRFTLQPLAAGVLLAASSGSFAEEPVSTAPAVEQDAKLGTVTVNARRREETAQSVPTAISVLNSETLETQRIYRVQDLQQLVPSTNVAYVHARQSSISIRGLGNNPASDGLEGSVGIYLDNVYLGRPGMAVFDLLDVEQLEVLRGPQGTLFGKNTTAGVLNITTRKPTFHREGSIQQSIGEDGYLQTQGSFSGPISETLAGRISAYRTEDDGYVKNIHNGDDLNGGKRQGFRTQLLFKPSETFNLRWIGEYNEEDSNNGILSLYSTGPTINGVNRYESLAAQAGATLVSGKDRKVNFDADQQVTVFQGGTSVEANWTLPNDFTLTSITAYRWWDFTPRNDDGLNVPVFYSAGVSVRDKQYSQEIRLASPTGGAFDYVLGAYYFKQDLDNKSFTYYGPQADIWNLTPAGALNNVNTVGDGHIDTDSYALFAQGTWHVTDRLDFTAGIRGTYEEKSAWVTRDAPTGGAAVTGAAAAARQGRVGAYDSGDLNQYSFSPSGLLGLSYRFNDQVLGYATLTHGEKSGGINLTVGAAPRLGTDSLLVGTERVNNAEVGVKSTLFDDRLQLNANLFWAEVHGYQANVYDQVNRVQYLANAGRVRSRGLEFEATALPVRGLTVNFNGSWNDVRYTEYDDAPCPPEVSLANATATCDLSGHQVVGASKYIANLNAQYKWQLAERIEPYVTASYAFRSKAVGTIDDSDFGQIPSYALVNLSTGVRLDQGDGVLDLSLWVKNAGDKTYFTSLWNSANGGYAGVLGTPRTFGATARYDF is encoded by the coding sequence ATGTCCCGAGTTTTCCGTTGGCCTGCGCGCGCATCGCGGTTCACCCTGCAACCCTTGGCCGCTGGCGTGTTGCTGGCGGCGTCCAGTGGCAGCTTCGCCGAAGAGCCTGTCAGCACCGCCCCTGCCGTGGAGCAGGACGCCAAGCTCGGCACCGTTACCGTCAATGCTCGCCGTCGTGAGGAAACTGCCCAGAGCGTGCCCACCGCGATCAGCGTACTGAACAGCGAAACCCTGGAAACCCAGCGCATCTACCGCGTGCAGGACCTGCAACAACTGGTGCCCAGCACCAACGTTGCCTATGTGCATGCGCGGCAATCGAGCATCTCGATCCGGGGCCTGGGTAACAACCCGGCCAGTGATGGCCTGGAAGGCAGCGTCGGCATTTACCTGGACAACGTCTACCTCGGTCGCCCCGGCATGGCGGTCTTCGACCTGCTCGATGTCGAGCAGCTGGAAGTGCTGCGCGGCCCGCAAGGCACGTTGTTCGGCAAGAACACCACAGCCGGTGTGCTCAACATCACCACACGCAAGCCGACCTTCCACCGCGAGGGCAGTATCCAGCAGTCGATAGGCGAGGATGGCTACCTGCAGACCCAGGGCAGTTTCTCTGGGCCGATCAGCGAAACCCTGGCCGGGCGCATCAGTGCCTACCGCACCGAAGACGATGGTTATGTGAAAAACATCCACAACGGTGACGACCTCAACGGCGGCAAGCGCCAGGGCTTTCGTACCCAGTTGCTGTTCAAACCCAGTGAAACCTTCAACCTGCGCTGGATCGGCGAGTACAACGAAGAAGACTCCAACAACGGCATCCTCAGCCTGTACAGCACCGGGCCTACCATCAACGGCGTCAACCGCTACGAGAGCCTGGCTGCCCAGGCCGGCGCGACGCTGGTGTCGGGCAAGGACCGCAAGGTCAATTTCGATGCCGACCAGCAGGTGACGGTATTCCAGGGAGGCACCTCGGTAGAGGCCAACTGGACCTTGCCCAACGACTTCACCCTGACCTCGATCACCGCCTACCGCTGGTGGGACTTCACCCCGCGCAACGACGATGGCCTCAACGTGCCGGTGTTCTACAGTGCCGGTGTGTCGGTGCGCGACAAGCAGTACTCGCAGGAGATTCGCCTGGCTTCGCCGACCGGTGGCGCCTTCGACTACGTGCTGGGCGCGTACTACTTCAAACAGGACCTGGACAATAAGTCCTTCACCTATTACGGCCCCCAGGCAGACATCTGGAACCTTACCCCGGCTGGCGCACTGAACAACGTCAATACCGTCGGTGACGGGCACATCGACACCGACAGTTATGCGCTGTTCGCCCAGGGCACCTGGCATGTCACCGACCGCCTGGACTTCACGGCGGGCATTCGCGGTACCTACGAAGAGAAGAGCGCCTGGGTGACCCGGGATGCGCCTACGGGCGGCGCAGCGGTTACTGGCGCTGCAGCTGCGGCGCGCCAAGGCCGGGTGGGGGCGTACGATTCGGGTGACCTCAACCAGTACAGCTTCAGCCCCTCTGGCCTGCTGGGCCTGAGTTACCGCTTCAACGACCAGGTACTGGGTTACGCCACCCTGACCCATGGCGAGAAGTCCGGAGGTATCAACCTTACCGTCGGCGCCGCGCCACGCCTGGGCACCGATTCGCTGCTGGTCGGCACCGAGCGGGTCAACAATGCCGAGGTCGGGGTCAAGAGCACGTTGTTCGATGATCGCCTGCAACTCAACGCCAACCTGTTCTGGGCTGAAGTGCATGGTTACCAGGCCAACGTGTATGACCAGGTCAACCGCGTGCAGTACCTGGCCAACGCCGGGCGCGTGCGTTCGCGCGGCCTGGAGTTCGAGGCCACGGCGCTACCGGTGCGTGGCCTCACGGTCAACTTCAACGGCTCGTGGAACGACGTGCGCTACACCGAGTACGACGATGCGCCGTGCCCGCCAGAAGTCAGCCTGGCCAATGCCACCGCCACCTGCGACCTGTCGGGCCATCAGGTGGTCGGCGCCTCCAAGTACATCGCCAACCTCAATGCCCAATACAAGTGGCAACTGGCCGAGCGCATCGAGCCGTATGTCACCGCCAGCTATGCCTTCCGCTCCAAGGCGGTGGGCACCATCGACGATTCCGACTTCGGCCAGATCCCCAGCTACGCGCTGGTCAACCTTTCCACCGGCGTGCGCCTGGACCAGGGCGACGGCGTGCTTGACCTGTCGCTGTGGGTGAAAAACGCCGGCGACAAGACCTACTTCACCAGCCTGTGGAACTCCGCCAACGGTGGCTATGCCGGGGTACTCGGCACGCCCCGCACCTTCGGCGCCACCGCCCGTTACGACTTCTGA